A DNA window from Zingiber officinale cultivar Zhangliang chromosome 3A, Zo_v1.1, whole genome shotgun sequence contains the following coding sequences:
- the LOC122050417 gene encoding chitinase 2-like, with amino-acid sequence MASSSSTFLVSFLLLFFFLPYSYTSSIFREYIGAEFSGVRFSDVPISSGVEFHFILAFGIDYTTSASPTPTNGRFNIFWDNQNLSPNAIAAIKRARPNVKVALSLGGDSVGDGSAYFAPDSVDSWVNNAVDSLTSLIQQYHIDGIDVDYEHFRAAPDAFAESIGQLVTRLKGNGAISFASIAPFDDDEVQSHYKALWRKHGAVIDYVNFQFYAYASGTTVAEFLEYFDEQRNNYRGGRVLASFNTEENPGGLTPQNGFFTACNQLKKQGKLGGIFVWTADASMGNGFRYEQQAQKLLASA; translated from the coding sequence ATGGCTTCTTCCTCCTCAACGTTCTTGGTCtcctttctcctcctcttcttctttctgccttaTTCCTACACCTCCAGTATCTTCCGAGAATACATCGGCGCCGAGTTCTCCGGCGTCAGATTCTCCGACGTCCCCATCTCCTCCGGCGTCGAGTTCCACTTCATCCTCGCCTTCGGCATCGACTACACCACCTCCGCCTCCCCTACTCCTACCAACGGCCGCTTCAACATCTTCTGGGACAATCAGAACCTGTCTCCCAACGCCATCGCCGCCATCAAGCGCGCCCGCCCCAACGTCAAGGTCGCCCTCAGCCTCGGCGGCGACTCCGTGGGCGACGGCTCCGCCTACTTCGCGCCCGACTCCGTCGACTCCTGGGTGAATAACGCTGTCGACTCGCTCACCTCCCTGATCCAGCAGTACCACATCGACGGCATCGACGTCGACTACGAGCACTTCCGGGCGGCGCCGGACGCCTTCGCGGAGAGCATCGGGCAGCTGGTGACGCGGCTGAAGGGCAACGGGGCCATTTCCTTCGCCTCCATCGCTCCGTTCGACGACGACGAAGTGCAGAGTCACTACAAGGCGCTGTGGAGGAAGCACGGCGCGGTGATCGACTACGTGAACTTCCAGTTCTACGCGTACGCGAGCGGAACGACAGTGGCGGAATTCCTAGAGTACTTCGACGAGCAGAGGAACAACTACAGGGGAGGGCGGGTTCTGGCGAGCTTCAACACGGAGGAGAATCCCGGCGGGCTGACGCCCCAAAACGGCTTCTTTACCGCCTGTAATCAGCTGAAGAAGCAAGGGAAGCTCGGTGGCATCTTTGTGTGGACCGCTGACGCCTCAATGGGCAATGGATTTAGGTACGAGCAGCAGGCCCAGAAATTGTTGGCCTCTGCTTAA